AGGCCACGAAGACGGCGACGGGGACGCCGAAGACCACCGGGTCGTGGTGGTCGAAGAACTCGCCGAGGGTGCCTCGAATCCCCGTCCGACGGACGTGGAGCAGGTACGGCTCGCCCGGCTGCTCCCCGGCGTCCGCCCGGTGCGGGAGGACGGCGAGGTAGCCGAGGCCCGAACAGAAGAAGACGAGCGCGAGCGTCAACCACACCGCTCCGTCGACGGCCTCGCCGACGAACTCCGGGAAGAAGAACCCCGAGAGAACGACACCGCCGGACAGCGCACACAGCGGGAGCAGTATCCCGGCCGCGAGTCCCTCGGCGCCGTCGGTCCCCGACGCGCTCATACCTTCCCACTCGGGAGCGGGTGCCCAAAGAACTGTCGCACCTGTTAACACGACTCACTCGACGTCACGCCGCTTCGTCGTCGCCGAGGACGTCCGCGTAGGCGGACGCCTCGCCGAGGACCGACGCCCCGAGGAGGCGCCCCCCGATGGTCCGTGGGTTGATGACCTCGTCCGCCCCGACCGACGTGAACTTCCGGACGTGTTTCTCCTCGTTGACGGCCGCCACGACCCGGACGTCGGGGGCGACGGCCTTGCACGCGAGGACCGCGAGGACGTCCCGTGCGTCGTCGTCGCTCCCGACGACGATTCCACGGGCGTCGCCGACGCGCGCGTCCGCGAGCACCGCCTCGTCGGTCGGGTCGCCCGTGAGGACGTTCGCCCCGTCCCGCTTGAGCCGGGTAGCAGCGTCCGCGTCCGGCGTGACGACGACGAAGTCGGTCGCGTCGGCCAGTCGGTCGATGAGCGATGCCGTCACGTCGCCGACGCCGAGGACGACGACGTGGTCCTCCAGGAGTGTGAGTTCGGATGCAGTCATGGTTCCGAAGGCGGCCGCCATGCGCGATTCGATGGCCGGGGCGACGAGCGCGCCGATAGCGATGGTGAACGCGCCGGTCCCGAAGAGGATGACCGACAGGGTGAACCACTGCGCCTCCGTCGTCGTCGGCGTGACGTCGCCGTAGCCCACCGTGGCGACGGTGACGATGACGTAGTACACCGCGTCGCCCCAGTCCTCGATGCCGACGAACTGGCCTCGCAGGCCGTAGGCGCCGACGGTGCCGTAGAGGCCGACCCCGACGATGGCGGCCAGCGAGGCGACCTGCAACGGCGAGAGGTCGAGGCGGCGCTGGAAGTCCTCGCGGTTCGAGACGAGCAACGGGAACGCCACGCAGAGCGAGAGCAGGAGCGGGACGTCGGTCGTCCGGAGCGTCGACAGCGGGAGGGCGGCGAGGGCGGGGAGCGTCACCACCGCGACCCGCCAGGCGATGCGCTTTCGCCGTCGCAACCCGAACGTCGCGGTCCCCAGCAGGAACGCGAACAGCACGCCGCCGAACCGCACGAACGACGACGCTCCGGGGAAGACAGTCGCGAGCGGTCCGCCGAGCGTCACCGTCGCCTCGCTCATGTTCGAGAGGCCCGTGACGAACGCCAGGAGCGCGACGACGCCCGTCACGAGCACCGTCGGCTTCGCGCCGGAGAACTGTCGCCACTCCACGAGCGCGACGCGCTCGGCGGTGTAGAACACCTCCTCTACGGCCCGGTCCCCCGGCTCGTTCGGTGCGTCAACCACTCCCACACCATTCGTCGACGGTGTATAAAAACCGCTCGGCGAGGCGGGCCACGACACCGCTCGCACCGGCGTGAGGATGTCGTGAGACTGAATATCGCGGGGGAAGTAGCCCGTCGTATGACACGCCCGTCGTCCGTCGAGAGCCGAACACGGGAGCCGAACGAACCGACGGGCGCGGCGCCGAGAGGACGGTGGTGTCGGTGAACTCCGCGGTCGCGTTCGGGTTCGCGACCATGCTGGCGTGGGGCTTCTGGATCGTCTTCGGCGACATCGCCTCGAACAGCATCGACCCCGAACTGGCCGCGTTCGTCTCCTACGTGACCGCCGCCGTCATCACGGGCGTCTACGTCCTCGTCTCCGACGCCTCGTTCACCGTGACGACGCACGGGGTGGCCTTCGCGGCCGTCGCGGGCCTCGCGGCCGCCATCGGCGTCGTCGCGACGTACGTGGGCGTGACCGTCGGGTCGACGGCCGTCGTCTCGACCATCGGCGGGATGTACTTCGTCACGGCGGCGGTCATCAGCATCGTGGCGCTCGGCGAACCGCTGTCGGCGAGCAAGGTCGTCGGCATCGGCCTGGCGCTGGTCGCCATCGTCGTCATCAACCTGTGACCACGGTCGACACGACCCGTCGAAATCGCTACCTGTTGTGTCGCCCGCTCCCTCGCGACCGGGATTTAACACCCCGGACGCCGAGCGGGTGGATATGAAGCGAACGGTCAGCACGGACGACGCACCCGCCGCGGTCGGCGCGTACAGCCAGGCGACGACCGCCGGTGGACTGCTCTTCACCGCCGGACAGCTCCCGCTGACGACCGACGGCGAGTTGCTCGACGACGAACCGGTCGGCGACCAGACCCGCCAGTGTCTGCGAAACGTCGAAGCCATCCTCGAATCCGAGGGGCTGTCGCTCGGGGACGTGGTCAAGACCACCGTCTTCCTCGACGACATCGACGACTTCGACGCGTTCAACGAGGCCTACGGCGAGTTCTTCGAGGAGGAACCGCCCGCCAGGAGCGCCGTCGAAGCCGGCGCGGTGCCGAAAGGTGCGGCCGTCGAGATAGAGGCCGTCGCCGTGACGGAGTGAGGGTCTAGAACAGCCCGGAGATGTTCCCGTCGGCGTCGATGTCCATCCCGGCGGCGGCGGGGTCGCTCGGGAGGCCGGGCAGCGTCAGCACGTCGCCGGTGAGCGCGACGAGGAAGCCCGCGCCGGCGGAGGGGTATATCTCGCGCACCTCGAGTTCCCAGTCGGTCGGGACGCCCTTCTTGCTCGCGTCGTCGCTCAGCGAGTGGAAGGTCTTCGAGAGACAGACGGGGAACTCCCCGAAGCCGAGGTCCTCCATCCGCTCGATGTCGGACTCCGCGCCGCCGGTGTACTTGACGCCGTCGGCGCCGTAGATCTCCGTGGCGACGGTGTGGATCTTCTCCTTGATGGAGTCCTCGTCGTCGTACAGCGGTGCGAACGACTCCTCGTCGCCGGCTTCCACCTCCGCGACGACGTGTTCGGCGAGGTCGACACCGCCCTCGCTCCCGTTCTCGAAGACGGTCGATTCGGCGGCCTTCACGCCCAGGTCCTCGCGACAGTGGTCGAGGACGGCTTCGACCTCCTCGTCGGCGTCGTCGGGGAAGCGGTTGACGGCGACGACGACCGGCACGCCGAACTTCTGGAGGTTCTGGACGTGCTTGTCGAGGTTCGGGAGGCCGGCCTCGACGGCGCCGACGCCGGCGTCGGCGATGTCGTCGAAGTCGGCGGGCCACATGTCCTCGCCGTGGTACTTGAGCGCCCGGACGGACGAGACGAGGACGACCGCGTTCGGCGTCATGTCGCCCAGCCGGCAGACGATGTTCATGAACTTCTCCGCCCCGAGGTCGGAGCCGAAGCCGGCCTCGGTGACGACGTAGTCGGCCATCCCGAAGGCGGCCTTGTCGGCCATCAGCGAGTTCGTCCCGTGGGCGATGTTCGCGAACGGCCCGCCGTGGACGAACGCCGGCGTCCCCTCGATGGTCTGGACGACGTTCGGTTTGATGGCGTCCCGGAGGAGCATCGTGACGGCGCCCGTCGCGTCGATGTCGTCGACCGTCACCGGGTCCCCGTCGCCGTCGTAGGCGACGACGATGCGGGCGACGCGTTCCTTGAGGTCGCCGAGACTACTCGCCATGCACAGCACGGCCATCAGTTCGGAGGCCGCCGTGAGCAGGAAGCCGTCCTCGCGGGGGGTCCCGCCGGTCTTCCCCCCGAGGCCGATGACCGTCTCCCGGAGCACCCGGTCGTTCATGTCGATGGCGCGGGGCCAGGCGACGTCGTTGACGTCGATGTCCAGCTCGTCGCCCTGCGATATCTTGGCGTCGAGCATCGCCGAGATGAGGTTGTGCGCCGAGGTGAGCGCGTGCAGGTCGCCGGTGAAGTGGAGGTTGATGTCCTCCATCGGCAACACCTGCGAGCGGCCGCCGCCGGCCGCGCCGCCCTTGACGCCGAACACCGGGCCGAGCGAGGGTTCGCGGATGGCGATCATCGCCGTCTCGCCGATGTGGTTGAGCGTCTGGCCCAGCCCGACGGTCGTGACGGTCTTGCCCTCGCCCTTCGGGGTGGGGGTCATCCCCGTCACGAGCACGAGGTTCCCCGCCTTCTCGTCCGCCTGCTCGCGGAGGCGGTCGATGGCGTGGTGCTTTACTTTCGCGGTGTACGAGCCGAAGTACTGGAGGTCGTCGAGACCGAGCCCCCAGGGTTCGACCAGCTCCCAGATGGGTTCCATGTCGGTCGACCGGGCGATCTCGTAGTCCGTGGGAAGCGGCCCCTCGACCTCGTCGGGTGGAGACATCTCGGACGGACGTTCCGGGCACCTCCTCAAGAACGTTGGCCAAGCTACCAGAACGAGGAGGGGTTGTGGTTCGCTCGGTGAGGCGACGCGCGCCGCTCTACATGCGGAAAATTCGATAGTTCGAGGTTCGCCGCAGGGACCGCTCGACAGTCCGGAAATCGCCATCGACTGAGGTGCTCGCGTCCGTTCGACGACAGCTTAATGGAGTCGCCCGCGCGGACATGTGCCATGAAGTACCACGAGGCGGTCGCGTCGATACACGCCCTCCAGCGACGACGACCGAAGTTCGGGACGGCGACGACCGCCCGACTCCTCTCGCACCTCGGCGACCCGCACGAGGACCTCGACTGCGTGCAGGTGGCGGGGTCGAACGGGAAGGGGAGCACCGCCCGGTTGCTGGAGAGCGTCCTCCGCACGTCGGGCGTGCGCGTCGGTCTGTTCACCTCGCCGAAGCTCACCGACCTCCGCGAGCAGGTGACGGTCGACGGCCGACCCGTCGCGCGCCGCGACCTCGCGACGTCCGTCGAACGCCTCGAACCGTGCATCGAAGCGCTCCGAGCCGAGGACGACGCCCCGACGCACTTCGAGGTGCTCACCGCCCTCGCGCTCCACCACTTCGCCCGTCAGGACGTCGACGTGGCGGTGCTGGAGGTGGGTATCGGCGGGCGCTACGACGCGACGAGCGTCGTCTCGCCGGTGGCGAGCGCGGTGACGAGCGTCTCCCTGGAGCACACCGACCTGCTCGGCGACACCGTCGAGGCAATCGCCCGCGACAAGGCGCAGGTCGCGCCAGAGGGGAGACCGCTCGTCACCGGCGCGACGGGTGCGGCCCTCGACGCGGTTCGGGGCGAGACGGACGTACTCACCGTCGGGGAGCGCGACGCCGACGTGGTCGCGGTCGAGACGGGGATGCGTTCGGCCGTCGAGAGCGACGTCGCCGTCACCGGCCCGGACTGGGCGCTCGAGACACAGCTCTCGCTGCTCGGGCGCCACCAGGCGACGAACGCGGGAATCGCCGCGACGCTGGCCCGGCAGGTCGCCGACGTCGACGAGTCGACGGTCGCCGACGGCCTCCGGCGGGCCACCTGGCCCGGTCGGTTCGAGGTCGTGGAGCGAGAGCCGTGGGTGGTCCTCGACGGGTCGCACAACCCGGCGGCGACGGCGACGCTCCGCGACCTGCTGGCGCGCTACGACTACGACGACCTGCACGTCGTCTTCGGGGCGATGTCCGACAAGGACCACGCCGGCATGGTCGAGGCGCTCCCACCGGTCGACACCGCGTTCGTCACCCGCCCCGAGGTCGACCGGGCGGCGAGCGTCGACACGCTCGCGGACGTCTTCGAGGGCCACGCGACGCACATCGAGGCGGTCCCGTCCGTCCCGGAGGCGACCGACCGTGCGGTCGAGGCGGCGGCCCCCACCGACTTCGTGCTCGTCACCGGGTCGCTGTACGCCGTCGCCGAGGCGCGCGACCGGTGGACACGGCTGGTCGTCCCGAACGACCGGACGTCGCCCCGGCCCCCCCTCGCCGGTGGGCGGTTCCCGGAAGTGGCGCGCGAGACGCTCGACCACCGGACGTTCGAGACACGCCTGCGACGCGAGCAGGCCGAGCGCGTCGCGGAACGGCTCGATGCGCTCGGCGGGGAGTGCGTTCGCTCCGCCGTCGGCGCCCCCGAGGGCCTCGAGGCGGTCGCCCTCGGGGGAACCGTCCCCTGCCTCCGCGAGCTCGCCGCCGACCTCTCCGGCGAGGGCCACGGGCTGGGGTCGGTCGCGCGACAGGTGGACGCTGCGCTCGACCCGCCCCCCGCGAACCCGTTCGGCAACGACCGCCGTCGAACGGCCGTGATGGGCGTCCTGAACGTCACGCCCGACAGCTTCCACGACGGCGGCGAGTACGACGAGTTCGAGGCGGCGGTCGCCCGGGCGCGGGAACTGGTCGCCGCCGGCGCCGACGTCGTCGACGTCGGGGGCGAGAGCACGCGGCCGGGTGCCGACCCCGTCCCCGTCGAGGAGGAGCGCTCGCGCGTCGTGCCGGTCGTCGAGGCCGTCTCCGACCTCGGCGTCCCGGTCTCCGTCGACACGCGGCGGGCAGCGGTCGCGAGCGCCGCGCTCGACGCGGGGGCGTCCGTCGTCAACGACGTCTCCGGCCTCGCCGACCCGGCGATGCGGTTCGTCGTGGCCGACCACGACGCCGCACTGGTCCTGACCCACAGCGTGTCGGCGCCCGTCGACCCCGACCGGCGCGTCACGTACGACGACGTGGTCGACGACGTGCTCCGCGACCTCGGAGAGCGGGTCCTGCTCGCCGAACGGGCGGGCGTCGACCGCGAACGCATCGTCGTCGACCCCGGCCTCGGGTTCGGCAAGCGCGCGGCCGAGTCGTTCGAACTCGTCGACCGCCTCCGCGCGTTCCGGGCCCTCGGCTGTCCCCTCCTGGTCGGCCACTCCCGCAAGTCGATGTTCGACCGCGTCGGCTGTCCGGGCGGCGAGCGCCTCCCGCCGACGCTCGCGGTCACCGCGCTGGCGGCCGAGCGGGGGGTGGACGTCGTCAGAGTACACGACGTCGCCGAGAACGCGGCGGTGGTCAGGACGGTCGCCGAGGCGCGAGGCCAGTGATGGACCGGTGTTCGACGCCGAACGCCTCCGAACGTATCGCCCCCCGAACGACGCGCCACACTCCGACCGATGACCGTCGGTGACGACCTCCTCGGTGTCCACGGACTCGAGGGACCAGTCCCCCTTCCACAGCTCCCGTTGCAGGCGGTCGACCTCCCGTCGGCCCTCGCCACGCCGGGACCGACCCGTGCGGTTGCGGCGTTCCTGTCGACCCTCGTCTTCGGCGGGGCCGTCCTCTATCGGTACGGCGGCCGTCTCGACGAGGCCGTCGACGCGACTGCGGCCAACCCGCTCGTCTCGGCGCTCTACGGCCTCGCCGCCTACGGTCTCGCGGTCTTCCTCGTCGGCTACGCGTACAGCCAACTGGCCCGTCTCGGTGTCGTCAGTCCCGCCGTCGCGACGCTCGTCGGCAGCGTCCTCGCCGTCCTCCTGCTGTCGCTCGCCGGCCTCGGGTTCGTCGTCGCCGGGACGTGGCTCACGACGGCCGTCGGCGGCCGCGACCCGTGGCTCGGGCTGGTGGGGGTCGGCGCCGTCGGGGCGCTCGTCTGGCTGGTCTTCCCGTTCGGGCTCGCGCTCGTCGTCTGGTTCGGCATCGCCGGCGTCGGCGTCGGTGGCCCGACCCGCCGGTGGATTCATCGCGACGCCACCGAGTCCGGCGAGGGCTAGCCCCGTCGGTCACTGGCGGCGGTAGTCGGAAGCGAAAGCGAGGGAGAAGCGTGAGAAGCGTGCGAGTCCGCGGACGGCGGTCCGTCCACGGCGGTCGGTA
The nucleotide sequence above comes from Halomarina ordinaria. Encoded proteins:
- a CDS encoding EamA family transporter translates to MNSAVAFGFATMLAWGFWIVFGDIASNSIDPELAAFVSYVTAAVITGVYVLVSDASFTVTTHGVAFAAVAGLAAAIGVVATYVGVTVGSTAVVSTIGGMYFVTAAVISIVALGEPLSASKVVGIGLALVAIVVINL
- a CDS encoding NAD-binding protein, which encodes MVDAPNEPGDRAVEEVFYTAERVALVEWRQFSGAKPTVLVTGVVALLAFVTGLSNMSEATVTLGGPLATVFPGASSFVRFGGVLFAFLLGTATFGLRRRKRIAWRVAVVTLPALAALPLSTLRTTDVPLLLSLCVAFPLLVSNREDFQRRLDLSPLQVASLAAIVGVGLYGTVGAYGLRGQFVGIEDWGDAVYYVIVTVATVGYGDVTPTTTEAQWFTLSVILFGTGAFTIAIGALVAPAIESRMAAAFGTMTASELTLLEDHVVVLGVGDVTASLIDRLADATDFVVVTPDADAATRLKRDGANVLTGDPTDEAVLADARVGDARGIVVGSDDDARDVLAVLACKAVAPDVRVVAAVNEEKHVRKFTSVGADEVINPRTIGGRLLGASVLGEASAYADVLGDDEAA
- a CDS encoding formate--tetrahydrofolate ligase — translated: MSPPDEVEGPLPTDYEIARSTDMEPIWELVEPWGLGLDDLQYFGSYTAKVKHHAIDRLREQADEKAGNLVLVTGMTPTPKGEGKTVTTVGLGQTLNHIGETAMIAIREPSLGPVFGVKGGAAGGGRSQVLPMEDINLHFTGDLHALTSAHNLISAMLDAKISQGDELDIDVNDVAWPRAIDMNDRVLRETVIGLGGKTGGTPREDGFLLTAASELMAVLCMASSLGDLKERVARIVVAYDGDGDPVTVDDIDATGAVTMLLRDAIKPNVVQTIEGTPAFVHGGPFANIAHGTNSLMADKAAFGMADYVVTEAGFGSDLGAEKFMNIVCRLGDMTPNAVVLVSSVRALKYHGEDMWPADFDDIADAGVGAVEAGLPNLDKHVQNLQKFGVPVVVAVNRFPDDADEEVEAVLDHCREDLGVKAAESTVFENGSEGGVDLAEHVVAEVEAGDEESFAPLYDDEDSIKEKIHTVATEIYGADGVKYTGGAESDIERMEDLGFGEFPVCLSKTFHSLSDDASKKGVPTDWELEVREIYPSAGAGFLVALTGDVLTLPGLPSDPAAAGMDIDADGNISGLF
- a CDS encoding Rid family detoxifying hydrolase — encoded protein: MKRTVSTDDAPAAVGAYSQATTAGGLLFTAGQLPLTTDGELLDDEPVGDQTRQCLRNVEAILESEGLSLGDVVKTTVFLDDIDDFDAFNEAYGEFFEEEPPARSAVEAGAVPKGAAVEIEAVAVTE
- the folP gene encoding dihydropteroate synthase → MKYHEAVASIHALQRRRPKFGTATTARLLSHLGDPHEDLDCVQVAGSNGKGSTARLLESVLRTSGVRVGLFTSPKLTDLREQVTVDGRPVARRDLATSVERLEPCIEALRAEDDAPTHFEVLTALALHHFARQDVDVAVLEVGIGGRYDATSVVSPVASAVTSVSLEHTDLLGDTVEAIARDKAQVAPEGRPLVTGATGAALDAVRGETDVLTVGERDADVVAVETGMRSAVESDVAVTGPDWALETQLSLLGRHQATNAGIAATLARQVADVDESTVADGLRRATWPGRFEVVEREPWVVLDGSHNPAATATLRDLLARYDYDDLHVVFGAMSDKDHAGMVEALPPVDTAFVTRPEVDRAASVDTLADVFEGHATHIEAVPSVPEATDRAVEAAAPTDFVLVTGSLYAVAEARDRWTRLVVPNDRTSPRPPLAGGRFPEVARETLDHRTFETRLRREQAERVAERLDALGGECVRSAVGAPEGLEAVALGGTVPCLRELAADLSGEGHGLGSVARQVDAALDPPPANPFGNDRRRTAVMGVLNVTPDSFHDGGEYDEFEAAVARARELVAAGADVVDVGGESTRPGADPVPVEEERSRVVPVVEAVSDLGVPVSVDTRRAAVASAALDAGASVVNDVSGLADPAMRFVVADHDAALVLTHSVSAPVDPDRRVTYDDVVDDVLRDLGERVLLAERAGVDRERIVVDPGLGFGKRAAESFELVDRLRAFRALGCPLLVGHSRKSMFDRVGCPGGERLPPTLAVTALAAERGVDVVRVHDVAENAAVVRTVAEARGQ